One genomic window of Pocillopora verrucosa isolate sample1 chromosome 8, ASM3666991v2, whole genome shotgun sequence includes the following:
- the LOC136282896 gene encoding uncharacterized protein, producing the protein MASATDLQDTEDRPVPSSIARDRSLQSTSGKYKRRGNSNTVKVPLHERVRQFPDENFIVREGKLFCNACRQILSTKKSVLKVHVSCKKHQDGKQKLKRSKLREQTITEALKREESCKSKDSTLPVEECAYRLEVVTEFLKAGIPIAKTDMLRSLLEKNGYRLTGSSNLGQYVSMALKQEIEQIKHELEMPGQVGLTRDISVIFDGSTRQGEAIAIIVRFMDNDWNITQRLVRIQVCSKSVNANELAQVLNQCLSVEYRVRGNSLIAAMRDGASVNQAALNIVSFIFPNMLNVVCFSHTLDNVGNHFEIPTLKEFGSMWIRMFRNSCKAKLLWKDLTGRAPKSYSETRWWSRWEVYQQLMVQFGDLERYMEEAKDAKVCPQILPQLQEILSDPQQLMLLKLELAATIDIGEHFVKATYFLEGDGPLIFSCYEKVSAVNQACQAPHYPNVHAIATAIAREDPGQNVAALERRAKACVEPAITWFRRKFNVDLYDLLMAFKAARLFCPVSVQWLRPTDASVESLRAFPFLDSDAIINGLKVELPVYLAAAEDVNVLSEEQKVEWWHRQEERLPRWATAVKQVLLIQPSSAAAERVFSILKASFNEQQDCALVDYIQASVMAQYNKR; encoded by the coding sequence ATGGCGTCGGCGACGGACTTGCAAGATACTGAAGATAGACCAGTTCCATCATCTATAGCAAGAGATCGATCACTACAGTCCACCTCCGGTAAATACAAGCGACGAGGAAATAGCAACACTGTGAAAGTGCCGTTACACGAGCGAGTACGACAGTTTCCTGATGAGAACTTCATTGTTAGAGAAGGAAAGCTGTTTTGCAATGCTTGTAGACAGATCCTGTCGACGAAGAAAAGTGTTCTGAAAGTACACGTCTCATGTAAAAAGCACCAAGACGGgaagcaaaagttaaaaagatccAAACTAAGGGAGCAGACCATAACGGAAgctttgaaaagagaagaaagctgtAAGTCAAAAGATAGCACTTTGCCTGTGGAAGAATGTGCTTATCGACTCGAAGTTGTCACCGAGTTTTTGAAGGCGGGTATTCCAATTGCTAAAACAGACATGCTACGGtctcttttagagaaaaacggATATCGACTTACTGGAAGTTCGAATCTAGGACAGTATGTTTCCATGGCTTTGAAACAGGAAATCGAACAGATCAAGCACGAATTAGAGATGCCAGGACAAGTTGGCTTGACAAGGGACATTTCCGTAATTTTCGACGGTAGCACAAGACAAGGGGAGGCAATTGCAATAATAGTTCGATTCATGGACAATGACTGGAACATTACCCAGCGGCTTGTGAGAATCCAGGTGTGTTCAAAGTCAGTCAATGCCAACGAACTGGCACAAGTTCTGAATCAGTGCCTGTCTGTTGAATACAGGGTCAGAGGAAATTCATTGATTGCCGCTATGCGAGATGGTGCTAGCGTCAACCAGGCAGCACTGAACATAGTATCCTTCATATTCCCAAACATGTTGAATGTTGTGTGCTTCTCCCACACCTTAGACAACGTGGGGAACCATTTCGAGATCCCGACCCTGAAAGAGTTCGGTAGCATGTGGATTAGAATGTTTCGTAACAGTTGCAAGGCGAAGCTGTTATGGAAGGACCTCACGGGTAGAGCACCAAAGTCATACAGCGAAACTAGATGGTGGTCGAGGTGGGAGGTGTATCAGCAGTTGATGGTGCAATTTGGAGATCTCGAAAGGTACATGGAAGAAGCAAAGGATGCAAAGGTCTGCCCGCAGATTCTACCACAACTTCAAGAGATTCTTTCTGATCCACAGCAACTCATGCTCTTGAAGCTTGAGCTTGCCGCTACCATAGATATcggcgaacattttgtgaaggCCACGTATTTCCTGGAAGGGGATggtcctttgattttttcctgttatgaGAAGGTGAGCGCAGTTAACCAAGCTTGTCAAGCTCCTCATTACCCGAACGTCCACGCAATTGCGACTGCAATTGCAAGAGAAGACCCTGGTCAGAATGTAGCAGCACTTGAACGGAGGGCGAAGGCTTGTGTTGAACCGGCAATTACATGGTTCCGGAGGAAGTTCAATGTCGACCTGTATGATTTACTGATGGCTTTCAAGGCAGCCAGACTATTCTGCCCTGTTAGCGTCCAGTGGCTTAGGCCAACAGATGCATCCGTAGAGTCATTGAGGGCATTTCCTTTCTTGGATAGTGATGCTATCATCAACGGTCTCAAAGTCGAGCTACCTGTCTATTTAGCAGCTGCTGAAGATGTCAATGTACTGAGTGAGGAGCAGAAAGTTGAATGGTGGCACAGGCAGGAGGAGCGACTTCCTCGTTGGGCTACGGCGGTAAAGCAAGTCCTACTCATACAGCCTTCTTCTGCAGCCGCAGAAAGGGTGTTTTCAATCCTGAAAGCCTCATTCAATGAGCAGCAAGATTGTGCTCTCGTCGATTACATTCAAGCCAGTGTGATGGCACAATACAACAAGCGATAA